TGAGCTCATTTTGCCGCCCCCTTCTCAAgctttcttctctttgatcGCAGCTTCGCCGCTTCCTCTGACTGCTTCTTGTTCGAGTAAATCATCTTCTCAAGCAACTTGCGTTTCTTGCgactcatcatcatcttctgtctctccagctcttcctcctccttgcgcttcttggcAGCGATCTTCTTAGCCTGGgaagccttcttcttggatcCGTCGCTAGTAGCCCCGTTGGAAGAGAATGGAAGACCGGCAGCTTCAGCCTCGAGCTCCTTCTGGTGCTGGGTGCGAGccgcttcctcttcgtcttctgatTCGGaagcagcctcttcttcaaatccATCAaagtcttcctcttcatcttcactctcgctctcatcatcatcggtaCCGGCAACATCCATGCCGCCGTCAACagactcatcctcatcttcacttTCCGATCCAACATCTGCCTTAGCTTCGGCCTTCTTATCGCTGGTCgcttcttccatctcctcgtcactgTCCTCGTCTAACTCGGcctcgccttcctcttcctgctcggcCAGGCTGGCTTTAGGATCGTAGCCGCCTCTAGAGGGCTTGACCCAAGGGCTCAAGTGAGGCGGAAGGGTGGCACCCGGTGCATACAAATCAGGACGGACAAGCCTGCCCTCATTGATGCAATCCCAGACCCATTGAGGCTGGACGTAGGTTCGACCGGGAATCCGAGTACCTGGCTTCACCTTCTGGACGGCGTCAGAACCGTCCTTCGAGGCAGCAGGAATAGCTGGTAGGGAGGACTCGGGCAATTGAGGTCGGTCGACAATCTGATGAGTAATGCGAGTATCTGTCTCATCGTGAGTGAAAGCACCGTCACCGAGCACGGCATCCCAGCCGATCCGCTTGCAGCCGAAAGCCCGCAGAATGAATTCAAGGGGCGCCCTAGGTGCCTCTCGTGAAATGTAGAATGTGAATGGGGCGAAGAGCGACCCAGCCTCGTTTCCACTCAGGTCAGGTTGGGGGAGTGTATCAGCTTCTGGGGCTGCGGGCTCGAACTTGTCAATTGTTTCACTAGATTCCTCGGTCGTCTCGGCGGCCGGCTCCTCCTTGGCTTCATCCAGTCCTGCTGATTTGATCACGTTGTCGACCTTCGCCTGAATTTCCTTCGAGACCTCCTTGTTGTTAGTAGAGGTGGTTGCTTGTGTGTTTCCAGCCTCAATTGCCTTCGGGGCATCGCCGACTCCGCGGCCCTCGAGGGTGAAAGCCGCCAATTCTGCGCCATTCTCGTCGCTTCTGGTGTCAAACTTCGGGGGATATCTCAGACCAATCGACGAATACAACCGGAAGTTCACAAATCCAAGCAAAGTGGTGTAGAAGTCGACGAATGTGGCCATGATACGGTAATCGACGTCGCCGTTGACGCGCTGCACGAATCGGTAAGGAACCAGCCACAAGATATCCTGTCCTTGGATCGTAGCTTGATAGTAAATACCCTtgatggaaaggaaagatTTGCGCAGAGAGTTGGTCGTGATCAAGTAATGCTGAAATTCGTGACAAAGCCGTTGGCAGAGGGCAATAGTCTTAGGAGGAACGTGAGCGGTCGAGGGGAGGTTGGCAAAGAGGAACAGAAGTGACAGGGCATCATCCAGGTCTCTCAAAGCGTCAATGAAAGTGGGATAGCGCTCCTTGATGACATGGTCCAATGTGAGCTTAGGGGCATGGTTCTTTTCCAACCGAGCTGCATCGCCGACTTCTCCGCGTCCAAGAGATCGTGCAATCTTCTTCGCAACGGCCTTCTGCTCCCGAAATTTCCTGAGTAGGGGTTCATGGAGAAGATATTGGATGTCCTTGGTGTAGTAGAAAGTGGTATTCGGAGTCGATGTTTTCgaagccttcttcttgtttcgAGGCTCACGAGGATAGATACCTAAATCGCAGAAGCAATCCGATCAGGATCGACGCCACCACATAtagaaaagagaaataaagGATCGTATTTTCTGAACATACCCTTGAAGATACAAAGACGACGGAAGTCAGGCAGAGAGATCTGAAGCTTGCGAACTGCCTGAGTTCTGGTAATGTAGTTTTTGGCCTGACCAGAGGTACCTGAAAACAATGTCAATTAAAAGTCAAAAGCGCAAAGAATATGTTCGACAAGCatacccttcttcttgattttaCCCATCTTTGCGGTGTATGGCCGTTGAGCGAAAAGTTGTTGATGGGGAGACTTTTCTCTGATAACCAGAAAATTTCTTGATAAccctttttttcctttttttctttcttttttctccaaTCACAAGCTCTATTGGCCCGTGCGCTGCGGAAAAGGGAAATGCGCGGAGTCTTGGCGCGGCAGGCCGAAGGACAGCTGGAGCATACAAACCAACAGCCAACAGTGAGACACTGACTGAAAGTTAGATAACGATGGTCAATTATTGATAATTGCTATGCTACAATCTTCAATTTTTTGTTGAACACATTATGCCAGTCGACAGACGGAAAGTCGCCGTGTTTGGCGGTGCTTTCGTCTTACGACTTCTCCTCTTGCTCCTGTTCCCCTCGCTCCCAGACCTGCTGACGGGCAGAGTCGAGGTCTCTACACCGGTGAACAGTTTCAAAAGACGTGAGTTCTATACGAAAATGTTTTCTGTCTGTCTGAAATTGCTTAGGCTGACATCTCTATCTCCAGTTCAAGAAGGCCTTTTTCTTTACACTCATAATGTTTCCCCTTACGACGGAGGCGTCTTCCATCAGGTATAGAGTCGAGGATCCGCTCTCTTTGGCTTTACTAAGTCGCGATACCACCGACTAGGCGCCGCTCCTTCTTCCCATCTTCGCTCTGCTGCCGAACGCCAGAGACTATCCGTTAGCGACGGCAGTCTTTTACGCTCTGCTTGACCTCGTTAATGCCAATGCCTTGGTCACCATATCGGACTCCAATCAGGGGATATCGGGAAGGTTGTATACGACGTTGCGAAAGGATATCAAGTGGGGAGGAGTAGATGTGGCAGCATGGTGATTATACTGGCGACTTCCTGCATGGCTATGCTCCTGACGGATAACAGGTACCTTTTCAACCCATTTACCATTGCCGCCTGTCTCGGCCGATCCACAAGCGCCTTTACTTCGACCGCAATCCTTTATGCTCTGTCCAATGCCGTCACGGGGAATAGCTTTAACGCCATGCTCGCTCTAGGATGCGCGTCATATTTGTCAATCTACCCGGCCCTTCTGTTTATTCCGCTCGTGCTTCTGTGTTACGATCGACGTGCTCAAGTCGCGAAGCCTTCATCTGGAGTTGCAATCTTCGCCATTCAGCACTTTGGCATACTTTTGCTCGGCGTCGGAGGGCTTCTAAGTCTGTCTTACTTAGTCGTTCCAGACTTCCAGCAGTTTATCTCTGCAACATACGGTTTCCAATTACTTGTCCCTGACCTTACTCCTAACATTGGACTCTGGTGGTATTTCTTCATCGAAATCTTTGATTCTTTCCGAGAGTTCTTCCTTGGCGTCTTCTGGCTCCATTTAACAGGCTATGTCGGCGGTCTCACCGTTCGATTGCGCAAGCAGCCTCTTTTTGTTCTGACCTCCCTCGTGGGCATCTTCACCATATTCAAGCCGTATCCTAGTATTTCGGACGCCTCCTTGTACTTCGCACTTCTCCCTCTTTACCGGCATCTGTTCCCTTGTAAGTTCTGTGAATGTCCGTGGGAGTTGGCTCTGCTAACGACAAACAGTGATGCGCTACACCTTTTTTGCCATTTCGGCGCTTCTATACGCCACTCTCCTGGGCCCTGCATTCTACTACTTATGGATCTACGCTGGATCTGGCAATGCCAATTTCTTCTATGCGATCACACTAGTGTGGAGTCTGGGACTTTCCATACTCTTGGCAGACACAATCTTCGCTGCTCTTAGAGACGAGTGGGAGCAGGAGAATCCAGAAATGCGCGGCAAAGATATTAGGCAGATCTAGGTCATGGTATCATAGACCTTTCAACTATTATACTTCAAAAGGGATTTTAACCCTCTTCAGTCTCAGGTGACGATTTCTGTCTCAGAGATTTGGACATAATATAGTAGTCAGGCTCCACTTCTCCTGTCCGCAACCGGATCGACCTAGGGGAGTTCTCATCCACCTTGTAACCGATCGACTTGTAAAACCGCAATGCGCGTCGATTAGACCGAAAGCAGGTCAACATAGCCTTCTCCAGGCCAATGTTGACCCCGATTGATCgcaacagcatcatcagATGCATTCCAATTCCCTGGCCTTGAACCTTCGGGGCCACATGCACCTCATAACAGTAAATTACTtccttgccgtcctcgtATGTGACCATAAACGAAAGGAACGCAAGTATCTCTCCCCTCCGGAAGGACATGCCGTCGGCAAAGGTCACTTCAGGTGAGCCTGTCTGGCTGCGTCGCTGAATGAGATATTTCATATCAGGCAATCGCATCTCTTTTCGCTTGCGAGCCGCAGACCATCCCCAGCTGGACGCCCTGTAAGCGTCTGCCGACGTCTGCTCGATGAGTTTGAAACACGCATCGAAGTCCTCGGCGGGAATCGTACTGGATGAGTATACGTCAACGGTGCAGTGCATTTTGATGTGAAACGTATTGCAGTCATAAGGACTGTATTTGCCATTCGGACGCCAAAGTAAATCGTAATCAAGGAGCTTTGGGTTGATATATAGCGATGTGAATTCTTCGATTGGTAGACTGTTGGTGCGCTCTACCAGAGGTAGTGGCTTGGGATCTGTAACTAGGTCAATACGCGTCTCGATTCAGTTATATCAAGCAATCCAAAATCTTTCAAAGATGATTGAAATAAGAGCACAGGTGAATGGGGAAATCCTGTGTGTAGGATGACCCCGGATGAGACAGCATGAACCGGAGTTGCGTCCATCATGATACAGTAGAAAGGGGCCAGGTAGAACCATGTTGAATCCAGCCGTTGGATTCCTTCAGGACTAAAGTTGTACATATCTATAAACCTATCGATAATCGCATTTTGATGGCCAACTCACCTTTATTCTGATCATCGTTTGCCTTTCCTGTCAAGCTACGTCGAGTGACTTTTCGTTGGGATGGCTGTTTAGCCTTGGGTTTTGTCACCCTGCCTTTTTTGACAGCTGGCATTATGATTGAAGATCTATATATGAGATTTCATGGCACCAAGTATCAGAAATAATTGTTCCTGATGAGGAAGCAGGTTTGCTGTGTGTTCGGCTGCTTTGAGGTTTTTTCACTTGATCATCAGTGTTTTTTATGTTTGCCAGTTAGCGTTTGACATTACCCTATTCTCTCTGCAATTCACACTTTGTTGAATGCTTCTTTTGCCCAGGCTCAACCATTTCTCGACCTTGATCATTCCAACTGAAAGATTGAATATTCTTCCAGTAAACTGAGCTGAGACTTTTCATCATAACCTTTTTTTGTTTCACTAACGACTTCTGTCATCAACGTAGGACATCTTCCCTTTGTCGGCTGGTTTTGTTACAAGGAGATAGTGCATACCCAAGGGCTTACGTTCTATGTATTGCATCTTATTAAATAGCAAGTTTCAAACTGGCAGTGACATGATGACATTGGagtcttttcttgttttggTGGCTGGTTTGGCTTCCTGGCTGCTTCTCGGTCTCTGTTGCCTTTCTTCCAGTACTGGTGTTATGATCTCCGTCGCTTCCTTCAGTTCCCAGCAAATTTTACGGCAGGGTGGCAGGGTGGCAGGAATTTGGCCACAACAGGGCGTATCAACCTGGGCCAAAGCTGAAGATTCTCGGCGGGCAAAGAAGGTATCCACGGTATAGCCGACAGTGATACGCAGCCAGTCTGGATTACGACAAATCTTGTATGCAAGGAGCCTTTTGATGAGAGCTGGGCAAGCAGGAGACTGCACATGAGTTTAATCTCGCTTGACACAGTTCTCTACTTCTTCATACGCTCGATCAGACAGCAGGACGCAGTCTGCTGGACCCAGTAGCCCTCTGCACGATCGTTCAAAGAGACTTCAGCAAGCCGATGGACGTACTCATTGTAAGAAGTGTATCCGGCTGACGCATTCTCATCTTGGAGAACTAAGCTCTTAGCACCAGCCTCATCCAGTTAGTGTCTAGATCGTTACATACATATATAGGCCACTCAGCGTCTATAGGACATTTGACCGCTACGACAATCATGCGCTCTCACTTTCCCTCAGCTCGCTGCATGCTCCTCTGCGCGTCTCCCGGCTCCCTCAGCACTCAATTCCCCAAACACATCCACATCCCAGCGGAACGGATAGTTATATCGTTGATGACGGTTGACTAACTTTGCACCCAATTGCTGTTTTTCTGGAATTTTTCCATGAGGTTCCCCTCTGATTGTTAACAACcagtctgcttcttcacttctACGTGAGGTGTGACCGATGACGACTCTTGTGCCCCGCGAGCCGTACtttccaaggaagagctAGAGAAGCTCTATCCAAAggagcttcagcttcaatTGGTCCAGGTGTTCCTTCGTCAGGTTGAACGGACGCCGGTCTCCTCGCGATTTCAGAACGCGGGCCTCGCGCCATATTGGCCGAGTTTTCTAGGAGCTTCGAACTCCGCCTCAGGGAAGATGAAGTCCGATGGAGACGTTCTGATCAGTCAAAAGGCTAGTCTGAGGACACGGTCCCATATATACCTTGAAAAATTGCTCTCAAAACTAGATGACTTGACACTTTGTGGAGTAGCAGCGGAACCACGGTGGACAGCCCAAAGTATCAGCAATCCCGATGGTCAGTTCACTTCGCCAGCAGGTACGAGGATTTAGTATACCGAGGTCCACCGAAGATATTGTTGCCCAGAGGGCTGTACGCAGCAGGTAGGATATTCTGGGGAACAGTCAACAAGATGTGCATGCTATTGTAGGTTATTGGTGAGATATAGATTCTCTTTCAGTAACCCAAACGACTTGGGCTGAAGGAGGTAAGGATGCGCCTCGATCTGGTTGACTGCGGGAGGAATGTCTGCCGTGTTAAGTAGttcctccatcttctcaaTGGTGAATAAATTGCTGACTCCAAGACTTCGAATCTTGCCAGCATTGACTAGCTTCTCCCTCGCTGCCCAAGTGTCACCGATGGGAATGTCCACTAAACGGAATCGTTTGTGACCGGGTCGAGATGCTGGAATGTGTCGTTGGTAGGTATGAAGGATATGGCCCAGTGGATCTTTTCACCTAACAGCAGATATCCGACAAGAGTGTACCGAACATAACAGATACAAGTCCAGATAATTCGTCTGTAGATCCTTGACTGTTTTGTCGAGCGCTTCTTCGACATGGCTCGGATGGTGGTGCGTATTCCACAGCTTGCTCGTTAACTGCAGAGTGATATGAGATAATATATCAGAAGCAATTGAGTCTACTATGATCGGAACCAACAAATATCCCCTCTCGGGGCACACCCAACTTCTTCCATCCCCGTCCTACTTCAGCTTCATTCAAGCCGACAGCAGCACTGTCGATATGCCGGTATCCCACGCCGCCACGCGAAGAGCCGTCGCGACGACATCTTCTACATCATGACGCGCAGATAGCTGTCAGGTCATTAGCAGCAAGATTTATGTAGCTCGAACGCATAACTCTACTAACCTAAGTTCCTAGACCGACAACAGGGATCTCATACCCAGAATTGAGCTTGAATTTACGTCCTAGGGATATCACAGTTTCGTCTTTAGGTCCAAGCAAGATACGTAGGGTATGCAAGCAGTCACCCAGAGATGAGATGAATAAGAAAGGATCGGGTTTCATCTTGGTGAGGGGATGTGACAGGCTGCTGACAGTTTTACACCTTCATGCAATGTAGATCTCACTCAGTGATCAGACTATGTGGATTCTATACGAAGACATCTACTGTCAGCAAATCTCTGAGCAATGGGTCTTACAAGAGAGCTTTCACTTCGTCATCTAATGTGTCTGCTTAGTTGGGCTATGATAGCGCGGCGCCCTGAAAGGAAGCCCTTTCCTATGATATCCTCGTCCGGACTTGACAAGCATCCACCAAGATAATGCAAATTTCTGACTTTGGGCTTGTTTTGGTCTTTATCTCTCCTTTGACTGCCAGGACGGAACTACCTATATGAGTGTTTATTCTCCATGAGAACCATGGATACACCAACAGGTACACCTCACGTTCAATGACCGCTAATAGCAGATGGCCTTTCGTGAAAGATTTGTTTGCTGAACCCACTTATTATCTGTTCACTTTACTCTAGTCGCCTATTCCATGAGATTGGTCGTTATCGTGCTATGGTCCGTGTGGCTAAGAGAGTAACTCAGAGACCGTCTATCAGGGATATATAGAGCCAGGATGTCAGGCAGATGGTCTATCCAGCAATCGCTGTGTGAAGATAGAGTACAGGGAACATCAACTGTTTCTACTCTGTTCCGAAGCTCATCCACTTCCACTTCCTCTTGTACTTCCCCCCTAAGGTTTGGTTTTGCTTCAAGCTGGAAAACGTCTCAAGAGGAAGGAACCACGACTCGTCTCGAGTATCTCGCGCTTGTTGGTAAGTTTAGTTGTTCATAGCCAGATAGACTTTTTACTTCCAATACGGTTGCCTTAAAAACACCAGGATCAATGTGCATGTTCAAGACTCACAAAGATCCCCTAGAGTACAAGTGTAGAATTCTTCATTCAGCATTCACAAGCGAGTTCGCGGAGGGCCAGGATGGAGAGTAAACCTTCTCAGACACGACTGACGGGACTCTTGCGCGCTTTGTTGAGTGGGCATATCTAGGCGACTATCAGGCATCAGTGATCAGCAAGGATGTGGAGCTTGATaaccatctgcagctggCTCATCTCCAGCTTTAAATTTTCAGCGATGCATGCCTCATTGCTGAACTAAAGCAGTTGGCTTATGAAAAGCTCATTGCATGCTTCAAGGATATCAACAGGCCCCAAACTCTCAATCAACAACGTGCGATTAGCGCTTCCTTACGAGTCGCATTCCTCAAGGTCCCGTTGGACGACAGTCTTTCGGAATGATTTGGAGGTGGGTAACATGGAAAAGCAGGGCAGTTGGTATGAGCCATTCAAGCTGCGCGGAGAAGTCCCGAACAAGAAGCCTCGATGTCCCAGGCCAGGAGGGCTAGTACTCGATATTAGCCTTAAAAGCATGCTGAGTGATGGATTATTCTATCAGATTCTGAAACCAAAGCAACCGACCTGGCAATTGACTATCGGTTCGTGGATTTGCCAGAGTGGGGACAGTCTTCTGGATGAATCAAGTTTGGGGACGTCTTCGTTAGCTTCGTCATAGTAGAAATGTTGGACAAATAGTAGCGCATGCTTTAGATCCCACCTTCTACTAGGGAGTACTCAACCTCCACGCGCTGGTGATTATTAATCGAATGAAACGATTAGAAATGTATCTCTTAAGATGCAACTGCCGGCCATCGAAGACTCGGTGTTTGAAGGTATCCACACTCACTTATCCCTTGAGCAGCTTGAATAACAACACACCTTATTTCAGAAGATGCATGGCAGACGTTGCCGAACAATTTCCAGCAGACTGAGCACAGGTGGACCGGATTTATGAGCAAAGTTTAACGGAAGATCCTCAAGAAACATCGATGATTTGCTTGTCGACCAAACCCAATTATCTCGGATATGCCTCGGCACCGTTAAAGATGGCCCGATTCGGAGAGTTATCAGTGTGCCGTCATAGCAGGTGGAGCTCTGCCTTACGTCAAGGACTAAAGGTCGAGAGCTTTCGAGAGCTTGGGTTAGAGTTATATATCTGCTTCAGGCCTCCCTGGTCAGTACATTTCTAGCTAAAAGCCTCCTTCGATCACAATATTCCTTCAATTGACTCTCCTGAGAACTCGACGCCTTACGTACGGAAAATGGCTCCCTCAACTATGAAGCAGTGGGTTGTTGCGGATAAGGAGAATGGTTTCGATAGTCTTAATTTTAAGGAAGGTCCTGTGCCTAAGTGTGGTGAAAATGAGGTGCTTGTCAAGCTACGCGCTGCGTCGCTCAACTATCGTGACCTGATCATCCCCAAGGTGCGTCGCTTCATCTACGCTCGAGACAGCATGAGCAAATCAGCCTTTTGTCACGCACATTTCTGATGCTTCTATAGGGGATGTATCCCTTCCCTATTAATTTCCCCGTTGTCCCCGGTTCCGATGGTGCCGGCGAGGTCGTCGAGGTCGGGTCGAAAGTGACCCAGTTCAAGAAGGGCGATAAGGTGGTGACCTTGTTCAATCAGTTACACCAGTACGGTCCTGTTGATACCCGGAGCACCAATTCCGGTCTCGGTGGCGTCCTTGATGGCACTCTTCGCCAGTACGGTGTTTTCAACGAAAATGGCCTGGTTAGGGCTCCCAGGAATCTCAACTTCCTTGAGTCGAGTACCCTTACCTGCGCTGCCCTCACCAGCTGGAATGCTCTGTATGGCATGAACGCTCTTAAGCCGGGTGAGATTGTTCTGGTACAAGGAACGGGGGGTGTCAGCATGTTTGCCCTGCAGGTAAGTCTTCACCTGCCTACTTGAGGAGAGAACACACGACAAGCTGATAGTGTTCGTGGGATAGTTCGCTAAAGCAGCTGGAGCTACTGTTATTGCTACAACTTCCTCTGATACGaaggccaagaagctcaaggagcTTGGAGCGGACCATGTCATCAACTACAAGACGAACCCCAACTGGGGCGAAATTGCTCGTTCCCTGACTCCCGACAACGTCGGTGTCGATCACATTATCGAAGTGGGAGGCGCCGGAACCCTCAGTCAGAGTTTGAAGTGCATTAAGTTCGAGGGCACAATCAGCATCATTGGTTTCCTCGGAGGAGCCGATCCCAAGGGTCAGCCTGGCATGCTTGAAGCACTCAACCACATCTGCACCATTCGAGGTGTATATGTCGGAAGCAAGGCTTTGATGAACGATATGATCAGGGCCATTGAGGTAAATGACATCCACCCGGTCGTTGACGAGAAGGTTTTCCGTCTCGATCAGGCCAAGGAAGCCTATGAATACATGGTGAGTTGTCTCTCTTGAATGTCATTGAGAATAGGGTGCTAACGGCAAGAAATAGTGGGCTCAAAAGCATCTTGGAAAGCTGGCAATTGAGATTGAGTAAAGCGAGCGTATCAAATTATGCGACGCTATTAATAAGAAATACGACAACGTTGAATGGACCTGTTGACTGCATATGTACTACCATAGCCATTGCACTATCTATATAGTGACCTAATAAATGCCAATGGACGCATGATGCTGTTTTAGCCATCTCCACCTTTCACTGGGTAGTTTTTCCAATCTTTTAGATTTCCTTGTCTCAATTTCCTTATCGACTTGCTGACACAAGATGACAATATCAACCTTTCTTTTCACTATCTGCAGCACGGATAGGAACACCAGCCATGAAAAAAGCTGGAGGGGCGTCGCTCTGCACCTTCCCCTCATCTTGCCCGCAACACGCCACCGCCGCACAACAGCTCATCATGCATCATAACGCCATGACCGTCCAGGATCCCTCTCTCCTGATTTGCACCCTTCCTGGAAAATGGGTCCTCTTCACACTACTTCGTACTACTGCAAAAGCAGTGATGCTTCTCCACTGCTTAGTTTCATTCTTGTCTTGATATTCCCGAGCCGCCCAGTCTACTCTTGAGATGCAGGTCAGCACAAGGAATACATCGACTCGGCCCATTATCGGACCGGGTCGCCATCAGATGCCGTCACAGCTTCAATTCTACCGTCCCGCGCAAATGAGTTTGTTTGCACGTGTGACGTGCTATCCGCCTTTGGGGCAGGTCACTGGTATACCAAGGGTACAGAAGGCATTGCAGTCGGAAAAGGATGATACGGTGAGCTATTGCCTTTGGTTTTGTGTTCATCTAAAGCTTGCGGAGAACtattttcttcttgtccgTTTTATAACTACCAAACAAATGAACTAATGGACAATAGCTTCGCTTTACTGTGGTAATTGAGTCAAGCAGCTTATTCCCAGAACAGCCATGGGAGGCCCAGATTTGGCATAATCTCGGTAGCTCTGAATGGTCGGCTCTCCCACTGAAGAGATGTGAGCCCATCGTAGCTCCCTTGATGAACGGGGACGAGGAAGATTACAAGTACCGTCGGTATGTCTTCTCCGAGGAAATCACCCTCCCTGCTACCGCGGGCTATGTGCACTTCACAGTTCGATTTCGAGCCACTCCAGAGGCTGAATGGCAATGGGTGAATCAACAACGTCATATTAATGACGGGGAGCTGGTATTTGCGGCACGGGAATCCCAGTTTGACTCGGGTGTTTCTCCATCTGTTACTATGGATCCCGCTCGGGCACCGTCGTATAGTCCTTCTGCGATGACACATGGAAGTACGTCAAGAGCTTCAGAGAGAGTGGGATTTGACAAGTTCTTTGATAATCTCTCGACTGATGTCGAGGTCGAATCGCGTACGAGTGAGGCCCCTGCATCTCTTTTGTGGAGCCTTTCTGGATCAGTAGAAGCCGCCAAAGAGGGCGAGTCGGGGCTCAGGCGAGTCTCTTTGGGCAAACCATCCTCAATCGCTCGTTATTTTGCCCTAGTACGGGTATGGATTCCATGGCTTGGGCCTAGACATGGGAAGAAGAATTTCAGCTTGACAGAGGATGCCGTATTATGTTCCTTCCTGCGGACTGACGGTTCTCATTTGGTTCTTCTGGCGGTCTCGGGGATTAGCGATGTCCTGACTGTGCTTGCTTCGAACGAGAAAGGGGAAGTCGTGATTAAGGCCAAGTCTGATCACACTGAAGCAAGCAAGTTCCAAGTTCTTGCTTCCGCCGCTGATGATTTCGAGGTAGCAATGAGCGCTGTAATATACGAAGCTCGGAAAATGGTCAGGCCGTACGCTACGGAGGGATTGTCTGATCGATCACCGACTCCAGTCTCGCCCATGGACAACGATATTGTGGTGGTCGAAAAGGACCCTCAGGCGCAATGGATGTCAGAGTGGT
The Aspergillus fumigatus Af293 chromosome 4, whole genome shotgun sequence DNA segment above includes these coding regions:
- a CDS encoding N-terminal L-serine N(alpha)-acetyltransferase NAT4; translated protein: MPAVKKGRVTKPKAKQPSQRKVTRRSLTGKANDDQNKDPKPLPLVERTNSLPIEEFTSLYINPKLLDYDLLWRPNGKYSPYDCNTFHIKMHCTVDVYSSSTIPAEDFDACFKLIEQTSADAYRASSWGWSAARKRKEMRLPDMKYLIQRRSQTGSPEVTFADGMSFRRGEILAFLSFMVTYEDGKEVIYCYEVHVAPKVQGQGIGMHLMMLLRSIGVNIGLEKAMLTCFRSNRRALRFYKSIGYKVDENSPRSIRLRTGEVEPDYYIMSKSLRQKSSPETEEG
- a CDS encoding putative cytochrome P450 monooxygenase — its product is MRMRQPDTLLTMKGYWSPACPALIKRLLAYKICRNPDWLRITVGYTVDTFFARRESSALAQVDTPCCGQIPATLPPCRKICWELKEATEIITPVLEERQQRPRSSQEAKPATKTRKDSNVIMSLPV
- the nop7 gene encoding mRNA-binding ribosome synthesis protein NOP7 — its product is MGKIKKKGTSGQAKNYITRTQAVRKLQISLPDFRRLCIFKGIYPREPRNKKKASKTSTPNTTFYYTKDIQYLLHEPLLRKFREQKAVAKKIARSLGRGEVGDAARLEKNHAPKLTLDHVIKERYPTFIDALRDLDDALSLLFLFANLPSTAHVPPKTIALCQRLCHEFQHYLITTNSLRKSFLSIKGIYYQATIQGQDILWLVPYRFVQRVNGDVDYRIMATFVDFYTTLLGFVNFRLYSSIGLRYPPKFDTRSDENGAELAAFTLEGRGVGDAPKAIEAGNTQATTSTNNKEVSKEIQAKVDNVIKSAGLDEAKEEPAAETTEESSETIDKFEPAAPEADTLPQPDLSGNEAGSLFAPFTFYISREAPRAPLEFILRAFGCKRIGWDAVLGDGAFTHDETDTRITHQIVDRPQLPESSLPAIPAASKDGSDAVQKVKPGTRIPGRTYVQPQWVWDCINEGRLVRPDLYAPGATLPPHLSPWVKPSRGGYDPKASLAEQEEEGEAELDEDSDEEMEEATSDKKAEAKADVGSESEDEDESVDGGMDVAGTDDDESESEDEEEDFDGFEEEAASESEDEEEAARTQHQKELEAEAAGLPFSSNGATSDGSKKKASQAKKIAAKKRKEEEELERQKMMMSRKKRKLLEKMIYSNKKQSEEAAKLRSKRRKLEKGAAK
- a CDS encoding aldo/keto reductase family protein, with protein sequence MKPDPFLFISSLGDCLHTLRILLGPKDETVISLGRKFKLNSGVMRSSYINLAANDLTAICACRRDGSSRGGVGYRHIDSAAVGLNEAEVGRGWKKLGVPREGIFLTSKLWNTHHHPSHVEEALDKTVKDLQTNYLDLYLLYPLGHILHTYQRHIPASRPGHKRFRLVDIPIGDTWAAREKLVNAGKIRSLGVSNLFTIEKMEELLNTADIPPAVNQIEAHPYLLQPKIYISPITYNSMHILLTVPQNILPAAYSPLGNNIFGGPRYTKSSYLLANSKLLENSANMARGPRSEIARRPASVQPDEGTPGPIEAEAPLDRASLALPWKVRLAGHKKGNLMEKFQKNSNWVQS
- a CDS encoding zinc-dependent alcohol dehydrogenase family protein, encoding MAPSTMKQWVVADKENGFDSLNFKEGPVPKCGENEVLVKLRAASLNYRDLIIPKGMYPFPINFPVVPGSDGAGEVVEVGSKVTQFKKGDKVVTLFNQLHQYGPVDTRSTNSGLGGVLDGTLRQYGVFNENGLVRAPRNLNFLESSTLTCAALTSWNALYGMNALKPGEIVLVQGTGGVSMFALQFAKAAGATVIATTSSDTKAKKLKELGADHVINYKTNPNWGEIARSLTPDNVGVDHIIEVGGAGTLSQSLKCIKFEGTISIIGFLGGADPKGQPGMLEALNHICTIRGVYVGSKALMNDMIRAIEVNDIHPVVDEKVFRLDQAKEAYEYMWAQKHLGKLAIEIE
- a CDS encoding GPI-anchored transamidase subunit GAB1, whose translation is MPVDRRKVAVFGGAFVLRLLLLLLFPSLPDLLTGRVEVSTPVNSFKRLQEGLFLYTHNVSPYDGGVFHQAPLLLPIFALLPNARDYPLATAVFYALLDLVNANALVTISDSNQGISGRLYTTLRKDIKWGGVDVAAWYLFNPFTIAACLGRSTSAFTSTAILYALSNAVTGNSFNAMLALGCASYLSIYPALLFIPLVLLCYDRRAQVAKPSSGVAIFAIQHFGILLLGVGGLLSLSYLVVPDFQQFISATYGFQLLVPDLTPNIGLWWYFFIEIFDSFREFFLGVFWLHLTGYVGGLTVRLRKQPLFVLTSLVGIFTIFKPYPSISDASLYFALLPLYRHLFPLMRYTFFAISALLYATLLGPAFYYLWIYAGSGNANFFYAITLVWSLGLSILLADTIFAALRDEWEQENPEMRGKDIRQI